In Acidaminococcus timonensis, one DNA window encodes the following:
- the rfbB gene encoding dTDP-glucose 4,6-dehydratase, giving the protein MKILVTGGAGFIGSNFIFYVLKQHPEANIICLDKLTYAGNLATLAPIMDHSHFQFRKLDICDRKAVYALFEERHPDIVVNFAAESHVDRSILDPAIFLETNILGTSVLMDACRKYGIQRFQQVSTDEVYGDLPLDRPDLLFTETSPLNPSSPYSSSKAGADLLALAYHRTYGLPVTISRCSNNYGPYQFPEKLIPLMIINALQDKPLPVYGDGQNIRDWLYVEDHCRAIDLILQKGRPGEIYNVGGHNEMQNLHIVKLICKELGKPESLVTYVKDRKGHDRRYAIDPTKIHNELGWLPETKFADGIKKTIKWYLENREWWEEILAKKSERP; this is encoded by the coding sequence ATGAAAATTCTTGTAACCGGTGGTGCCGGGTTCATCGGCTCCAATTTTATCTTTTATGTGCTGAAGCAGCACCCTGAGGCTAACATCATCTGCCTGGACAAACTGACCTATGCCGGGAACCTTGCTACCCTGGCGCCCATCATGGACCACTCCCATTTCCAGTTCCGCAAGCTGGATATCTGTGACCGCAAGGCTGTATACGCTCTCTTCGAAGAACGACACCCCGATATCGTGGTCAACTTTGCGGCCGAATCCCATGTGGACCGATCCATTTTGGATCCTGCAATTTTCCTGGAAACGAACATCCTCGGGACTTCCGTTCTCATGGACGCCTGCCGGAAATATGGCATCCAGCGCTTCCAGCAGGTTTCTACAGATGAAGTCTACGGGGACCTGCCCCTGGACCGTCCAGATCTGCTCTTTACAGAGACTTCACCCCTCAATCCTTCCAGCCCCTACAGCAGCTCCAAGGCCGGAGCCGATCTGCTGGCGCTGGCCTACCACCGGACCTATGGGCTGCCGGTGACCATCAGCCGGTGCAGCAACAACTATGGTCCCTACCAGTTCCCGGAAAAACTGATTCCCCTGATGATCATCAACGCCCTGCAGGACAAACCCCTGCCGGTATACGGGGATGGGCAAAACATCCGGGACTGGTTATATGTGGAAGACCATTGCCGTGCCATCGACCTGATCCTGCAAAAAGGACGGCCAGGAGAAATCTATAACGTAGGCGGCCACAACGAAATGCAGAACCTCCACATCGTAAAACTAATCTGTAAGGAACTGGGCAAGCCGGAAAGCCTGGTTACCTATGTGAAGGACCGGAAAGGCCATGACAGACGATACGCCATCGACCCGACAAAAATCCATAATGAGCTTGGCTGGCTTCCAGAAACGAAATTTGCGGACGGAATCAAGAAAACCATCAAATGGTATCTGGAGAATCGGGAATGGTGGGAAGAGATCTTGGCTAAGAAGTCAGAGCGCCCCTGA
- a CDS encoding methionine ABC transporter permease, translating to MSPNMIHLLVKALGETLYMVALSAAIATICGIPLGVILTITGKGHIKENPALHKTLGSIVNALRSIPFIILMVAIIPLTRLIVGSSIGTTAAIVPLTISCTPFISRIIESSLLEVDPGVIEAAQSMGASPMQIIWKVLLPEAMHSIVLGITLAVISLIGSSAMAGALGGGGLGDLAIRYGYQRFQADTMIATVIVLIALVQVVQSIGNKISSKLNKTKIK from the coding sequence ATGTCTCCTAATATGATTCATCTGCTGGTGAAAGCCCTGGGCGAAACCCTGTACATGGTGGCCCTGTCCGCCGCCATCGCCACAATCTGCGGCATCCCCCTGGGCGTGATCCTGACCATTACCGGCAAGGGCCACATCAAAGAAAACCCTGCCCTGCACAAAACCCTGGGCTCCATCGTGAACGCCCTCCGGTCCATCCCCTTCATCATCCTGATGGTGGCCATCATCCCCCTGACCCGCCTCATCGTGGGCAGCTCCATCGGGACCACCGCCGCCATCGTACCCCTGACCATTTCCTGCACCCCGTTCATTTCCCGGATCATCGAATCCTCTCTGTTGGAAGTGGACCCCGGCGTCATCGAAGCCGCCCAGAGCATGGGAGCCAGCCCCATGCAGATCATCTGGAAAGTGTTGCTGCCCGAAGCCATGCACAGCATCGTCCTGGGCATCACCCTGGCCGTGATCAGCCTGATCGGTTCCAGCGCCATGGCCGGTGCCCTGGGCGGCGGCGGCCTGGGAGATCTGGCCATCCGCTACGGATACCAGCGGTTCCAGGCTGACACCATGATTGCCACCGTCATCGTGCTGATTGCCCTGGTGCAGGTGGTACAGAGCATCGGGAACAAGATTTCCAGCAAATTGAATAAGACGAAGATCAAATAA
- the istB gene encoding IS21-like element helper ATPase IstB — protein MQDAGVKEALRFYAKQLKLPTFKDVGEPAEKFRPGQSLEEFVLGLMKREYASRQEKQQQRRLKRAHFPMLKTLEEFDLTRLEHVRPEYVKQLASCDFIKRHENLVMIGNPGTGKTHLMTALGVKACLLGWKVIFCNATTLATELCEAHDDYQLRKMEKTLSGADLLLIDELSYARFNQEESEMLFKVIAERSERASTVITTNLEFSKWTEMFASETLVAALVDRLTYHSSVLNMNGQSYRLHSSKQKMTNA, from the coding sequence GTGCAGGACGCAGGTGTAAAGGAAGCACTCCGTTTCTATGCGAAACAGCTTAAACTTCCCACTTTCAAAGACGTCGGTGAACCAGCGGAAAAATTCCGCCCCGGACAAAGCCTGGAAGAATTCGTGCTCGGGTTGATGAAGCGGGAATATGCATCCCGTCAGGAAAAACAGCAGCAACGCAGGCTGAAGAGAGCGCACTTTCCCATGCTCAAGACCCTGGAAGAGTTTGATCTCACAAGGCTGGAACATGTTCGGCCTGAATATGTGAAGCAGCTGGCAAGCTGCGATTTCATAAAGAGGCATGAGAACCTGGTGATGATCGGTAATCCGGGGACGGGGAAAACACATCTGATGACAGCCCTTGGAGTGAAAGCCTGTCTGCTGGGCTGGAAGGTCATTTTCTGCAATGCCACAACGCTGGCAACTGAGCTATGTGAAGCCCATGATGATTACCAGTTGCGCAAGATGGAAAAAACTTTGAGCGGAGCAGACCTGCTGCTCATAGATGAATTAAGTTATGCAAGATTCAACCAGGAAGAATCTGAAATGTTGTTCAAAGTGATTGCCGAAAGGAGTGAAAGAGCCAGTACAGTGATTACGACAAACCTGGAGTTTTCCAAATGGACGGAGATGTTTGCCAGCGAGACGCTGGTTGCCGCATTGGTCGACCGGCTCACCTACCACTCCAGTGTTTTAAATATGAATGGACAGTCTTACCGTTTGCACAGCAGCAAACAGAAGATGACGAATGCTTAA
- a CDS encoding methionine ABC transporter ATP-binding protein, with translation MIQLEHIEKIYHTASGDLHALKDINLTINEGEIFGIIGLSGAGKSTLVRCINMLERPTSGKVFVDGQEMTALSEEQLRKARQNIGMIFQHFNLLASRTVYGNIAFPLEIQGLDKASIKKKVDPLLDLVGLADRADHYPSQLSGGQKQRVGIARALASDPKVLLCDEATSALDPQTTESILNLLRDINKRLHITIVMITHQMNVVKEICDRVAVIENGQIIEQGTMVDLFTNPQKTTTKEFVASIQHNDLPDFVKKLDLHKEYKSGDKALVSLSFIGDSAGEPVVAVLIKKYDTNVNILTANIENLQDTPFGTLLIELEGDEGHLKQALDYLHSRKVKDEVIGYVS, from the coding sequence ATGATCCAATTGGAGCACATTGAAAAAATCTATCACACCGCCTCAGGCGATCTCCATGCCCTGAAAGACATCAACCTGACCATCAACGAAGGTGAGATCTTCGGCATCATCGGCCTGTCCGGTGCCGGCAAATCCACCCTGGTGCGCTGCATCAACATGCTGGAACGGCCCACCAGTGGCAAGGTCTTCGTAGACGGCCAGGAAATGACTGCCCTCAGCGAAGAACAGCTGCGCAAAGCCCGGCAGAACATCGGCATGATCTTCCAGCACTTCAACCTGCTGGCCAGCCGCACCGTCTACGGCAACATCGCCTTCCCCCTGGAAATCCAGGGCCTGGACAAGGCTTCCATTAAAAAGAAGGTAGATCCCCTGCTGGATCTGGTGGGCCTGGCCGACCGGGCCGACCACTACCCCAGTCAGCTGTCCGGCGGGCAGAAACAGCGGGTGGGCATCGCCCGGGCCCTGGCCAGCGACCCCAAAGTGCTGCTGTGCGACGAAGCCACTTCCGCCCTGGATCCCCAGACCACAGAATCCATCCTGAACCTGCTCCGTGACATCAACAAACGGCTGCACATCACCATCGTCATGATCACCCACCAGATGAACGTAGTGAAAGAGATCTGCGACCGGGTGGCCGTCATCGAAAACGGCCAGATCATCGAACAGGGCACCATGGTGGACCTTTTCACCAATCCCCAGAAGACCACCACCAAGGAATTCGTGGCCAGCATCCAACACAACGACCTGCCCGATTTCGTCAAGAAACTGGATCTGCACAAAGAGTACAAGAGCGGCGACAAGGCCCTGGTCAGCCTGAGCTTCATCGGCGACAGCGCCGGCGAGCCCGTGGTGGCCGTACTGATCAAGAAGTACGACACGAATGTGAATATCCTGACCGCCAACATCGAAAACCTGCAGGATACCCCCTTCGGCACCCTGCTCATCGAACTGGAAGGTGACGAGGGCCATCTGAAACAGGCCCTGGATTACCTGCATTCTAGAAAAGTCAAAGACGAGGTGATTGGTTATGTCTCCTAA